CCAGTTCAGCCACGGGCGGAGCAATCATTGCGGCATCGTCCTTGATCTGTGCGACCCAATTGGCAGCCAGGTGGTCGAACAAAGCGCGCGAATAGCCCGAGGTCTGTTCATCAAGGTTACGGGTTGCCCAGTCGGCCACACCATCGAGGCGCTCGCCGATGGCGGCGAACAGCCGCTGGCTGTCGCGACGGCGCACAAAACCGCTGAAAAATCGCCGGTAGCTCGGCTCCCGCAGGCGCTTACCAAGCACATGGCGCACGTAATCGTCCAGATCGTCGCAGGCGCTCCAGGCGCCCAGCGGATCGCCCGGGACATACACCAGTACCCGCTGGGTGCCGTTGTACAGCACGCCCACATCGACCGCTTCCAGCACCACGATGCGCTGCAATGCGCAACCGAATAGCTTGAGTTGCTGGGCGTATACCGGCGCCCCATGGAGCCAGCCCAGCCGGTTGTCGCGGCAGAGCTGCGTCACCACCTGCAACTCTGCGCTGCTCAGCTCCCCTTCTGCCCTGGCCTTCACGGCGTCTGCCAGCATGCCGTAGCGCTGGAACTGGGCGAGTAACGCCTTGACGCCCTGCTCACTGTTGTCTTCATCCAGTACAGCGTCCAGGTGACGCTGGTACTGCTGCCCCAGGTCCAGGTCCCGGCACAACCCGGCGAATGCCAGCGCGCTAAGGCCAGCCTGGCTTACACCGCCGGTATCGACCAGCGTGTTGCGCCGGGGCTGCTCATGGCGCTCCTGCTCTGGGAAGTTGTACAGCGCCGCCTCCAGTGACGGCAGCTCGAAGTAGTCGCTGTCCTGAACTGGCACGCGCCCGGCCACGTAAGTGACAGTGGGAGAGATGAAGGTATACCAGCGGCGAAAATACAACTGATCGACCTGAAGACCGCCATGGCGGTCAAGCGCCTCCTGCAGCAGGGGTCTGGCAAAATCATCAAGCCGGCGGACACGTGCGAAGGCGACAGCCAGGCCGCGGTGGGTTTGCATCAGCTTGCGTAACGCCTCGCGCAGCACTTTGAATTCGCCTTCGTCTAGCGAGGCCATCCAGTTCGGCAGGCGATTGGCAATCAACTGGTCCTGATACGCTTGGGCGACAGCAAGGGTGTCGACTTCAGCCAACGGTTCAAGGGTACTGTCCTGCATGGCTACCTCCTGGAGTGCGGATCGGCCCGAGGCTAAGCAATGCAGGGAAACGCTGGGGCTAGGTATCTAGCACCCGGTCAGAACAGCAAAAGCTGGCGGTCGATCAGACGCCCGAAGTCATCGTTGACGAAGGGCAGGATCGCATCCGCCACCGGTTGCAATTGGCGGCTGAGGTAGTGCTGGTAATCGATCTGCGCCTGCAGGTTCTCCAGCGGCTGCGGACCGGCCGTGGTGATCAGGTAGCTGATCCAGCCGCCACGCTGGTATTGCAGCGGGCGTCCCAGGCGCCGGTTGAACTCATCGGCCAGGCGCGCGGCACGCACATGGGGCGGCACGTTGCGCTGATAGTCGGCCAGCGGCCGACGCAGGCGCTTGCGGTACACCATCAGTTCGTCCTGCTCGCCGGCCAGGGTACGCCGCACGTACTCGCGCACGTAGTCGCGGTAGGGTTCGCCACGAAATACCCGGCCATATAGCTCCTGCTGAAACTGACGGGCCAGTGGCGACCAGTCGGTGCGCACCGATTCCAGGCCTTTGTAGACCATTTCTTCGGTACCATCGGCCCGCTGTACCAGGCCCGCGTAACGTTTCTTGCTGCCCTCTTCGGTACCGCGGATGGTCGGCATCAGAAACCGCCGGTAGTGCACCTCGTACTGCAGCTCCAGGGCACTGTCCAGGCCCATGCTGTCGCGCAGGTGCTGGCGCCACCACTGATTGACCTCGGCCACCAGCGAACGCCCGATGACGGCAGCGGCCTTTTCATCATGGGCGCCCTTGAGCCAGACGAAGGTGGAGTCGGTATCGCCGTAGATCACATCGAAGCCACGCGCTTCGATCAGGGCGCGGGTCTGGCGCATGATCTGGTGCCCGCGCATGGTGATCGACGACGCCAGGCGCGGGTCAAAGAAGCGGCAACCACTGGAACCCAGTACGCCATAGAAGGCGTTCATGATGATCTTCAGCGCTTGTGACAACGCCGCATTGCCGTCGCGCTTGGCGGCTTCCCTGCCCTGCCACACGCGCTCGACGATGGCCGGCAGGCAATGTTGGCTGCGCGAGAAGCGCCCGCCTCTGAAGCCATCGACCGAATGTTCGTCATCGGGCTGGCGCAGGCCTTCGACCAGGCCCACCGGATCGATCAGGAAGGTACGGATGATCGACGGGTACAGGCTCTTGTAGTCCAGCACCAGTACCGAGTCATACAACCCTGGGCGCGAGTCCATGACAAAACCACCGGGGCTGGCTTCGTCGGGGCGGCTGCCCAGGTTGGGAGCGACGAAGCCCATCCGGTGCATGTGCGGGATGTACAGGTGACAGAACGCCGCCACCGAACCGCCGCTGCGGTCCACCGCCAGCCCGGTGACGGCGGCGCGTTCGAGCAGGAACTCCAACAGGCGGGTGTGGGCGAAGATGCGGGTGACCAGCTCGCAGTCCTTGAGGTTGTAGCGGGCCAGCGCCGGCTTGTCCTCGGCGAACAGGCGGTTGATCTCGTCCATGCGCTGGTAAGGCGTATCGATGGCCTTGCCCTCGCCAAGCAGGGTCTGCGCGACGCTTTCGAGGCTGAACGAGGGGAAGCTCCAGGTGGCCGAGCGCAGTGCTTCGATGCCGTCGATCAGCAGGCGGCCTGGAGCATCGGCGAACACGTGGCCGCCGTTGGCATGGGTGCGCAGGGTCATGGCCTCGCCGGCACGCCCCAGGGCCAACGGTACCTGCAACTGGCGGGCGTGTTCGTGCAGCAGGCGCAGGTCGAACTGCACCAGGTTCCAGCCGATGATTGCATCCGGGTCGTGCTGGGCCAGCCACTGGTTGAGGCAGGTCAGCAGTGCGGCGCGGTCATCGCAATAGTGCAGGTCGAAATCGAGGTCGTCGGCGGTGCCATTGGCCGGGCCGAGCATGTACACCTGGCGTTGGCCGCAGCCTTCGAGGGCGATGCTGTACAGCTCGCCACGTTCGCTGGTTTCGATGTCGAGCGAGACCAGGCGCAGGGGTGGGCGGTAGTCGTTGGCGGGCTTGAGCTGGGCATCGCAGAGTACGCCGTGGGCGTCGGGCTTGCCGGTGAACTGCACGCCGGCGGTGATGAAGCGCTCCATGAGGTAGCGCTCGGGGGGGCGAATGTCGGCTTCGAAGACGTCGATGCCGGCGTTGCGCAGGCGTTGTTCGAGTTGCATTAGCTGGCGGTGCTGGCGGGTGTAGAGGCCGAGCATCGGGCGTTGCTCGAAGTCGCGCAGGCGCAGGGGTTTGAGCTGGGTGCCGGGTTCGCTGGCGAGCAGCAGACGCGCGTGGTCGGCCTGGGCCTGGGGGAGGAAGGCAACGGACTCCTGGGGGGCCAGGCGTATGCGTTGGGGGCCGTGGTCGGTGGCCAGCCAGAACTCCACGCGGGTGCCTTCGGGCGTGTCATGCCAGTGACGGGTCAGGACAAAGCCCTGCTGCAATTCCACGGTTACCTCAAATCATCATTTCGCAATTAAAAAGGATTCTACCGCCCAGGCCTGCTTTTAGCTTCGCCTTTCCCAACCCCACCGACCTTTGATCGGGCTTTGGCTCTTGCTCTTGCTCTTGCTTTGGCTTTGGCTTTGGCTTTTGCTTTTGCTTCTTGTGCGCGCAAGTTCAGACGCAGCAGATTGCGACTTCAGGAGGCCGAGCGAAGGCCTTGCGGAGGGAGGCGACGGGCATGGATGCCCGTCGAGCGCTGAGGCCCCATGGATGGGGCCTGCAGCGCGTACTCCCGGGAGCAAGACCTCCGTTCGGCCTCCTGAAGTCGCAATCTGCTGCGTCTGAACTTGCGCGCACTAGAAGCAAGAGCAAAAGCCAACACAAGAGCAAGAGCAAGAGCAAGAGCAAGAGCAAGAGCGCAGAGTGAAGAAAGAGACGGGCTTGAGGGGCGTGATGGAATTCAACAGAATTCCGCTATCCTCTGCTCTTCTGCGCCCGGACCCGATCATGGAACTGCACATTCGCCTGGAAGGCCGCAAAGGCCTGGCCGACCAGCTCTACCAGCAACTGCGCGCCGGCATCGACAGCGGCCACCTGGCCGCCGGCACCCAGCTTCCCCCCACCCGCCTGCTGGCCGAGCAACTGGGCGTGTCACGCAAGACCGTCGCCGAAGCCTATTCCCGCCTCACCTACGACAACCTCCTCAGCGGCGTGGTAGGCCGCGGCACCTTCATCACCCCACGCCAATCCACCCGCACCAGCGACGCCCAGACCGTCCCCCTGGCTGCAGCTGCCTCGCTGGACCGCTGGCAACAACGCGCCACCGTCCTCGCAAGACGCACCCACGAAGCCCCATCACGCTACGACTTCGTCGGCGGTGCCTCGATCAAGTCGCAGTTCCCCTTCGACCACTGGCGCAGTTGCCTCAACTATGCCTTGCGCCGCAGCCAGCGCCACCCCGAACGCCAGTTCACCGCCCAAGGCCTGCCCGAACTGCGCGAAGCCATCGCCCACCACGTCGCCTACACCCGAGGCGTGCATTGCAGCGCAACCGACATACTGGTGTGCAATGGCGCCCAGCAGGCCCTGGACCTCATCGCCCGCGTGCTGATCGAACCCGGGTGCAAAGTCGCCATGGAAGACCCCGGCTACCCACCCGCCCGCCAGCTTTTCCTGGCACTGGGCGCAAACCTGCAATCGGTGCCCGTGGATGACCAGGGCCTGTGCGTCGAGCAGATCGCCGACGGCACCCAACTGATCTACGTGACCCCTTCCCACCAGTTCCCCCTCGGCATGCCCATGCCACTGCAGCGTCGCCAGGCCCTGCTGGCCAGGGCCGCCGAGCTCGGCGCGCTGATCATCGAAGACGATTACGACTGCGAGTTCCGCTACCAGGGCCCGGCCGCGGATGCCCTGCAACGCCTCGATAGCCAGGGGCTGGTGGCCTACGTCGGCACATTCTCGAAAACCCTGCTGGCGGAACTGCGCCTGGGTTATGCCGTACTGCCAGCGCAGGTGCTCGAAGCGGCCTGCGTGGCCAAGCACCTGAGCGACTGGCACAGCCCCACCCTGTTGCAATGGGCACTCGCACGCTTCATCGGCGAAGGCCATCTGAACAAGCACATCCGCCGCTGCCATGACATCTACAGCGCCAGGCGCGAGCGCATCCTCAGCCGGCTGGAGGGTGACCTGGCCCCCTGGCTCACCGCCATACCTGCAAGCGCCGGCTTCCACCTCAGCGCGCTGGCGCAACCTGGGGTGGATGTCGAGCTGCTGGCCAACCTTGCACGCAAGGTGGAGGTCGGCCTTTATTCGCTGGCGCCATTCTTCGATGAAGCGCCCGTACGCCCGGGGTTGCTCATGGGCTTTGGCGCCATCGAACTGTTGGACATCGACCCAGCGCTGGACCGGGTCCGCGATACCCTGCAGCGCCTCAGCTGACGGCAGCCACCTGGCCGCCGTGACCGCGCCGGGCAATGGCGGCGGCGTAACCACGTGGGGCGAAGCAGGTGGTGACCAGCAGCATGGCCAGCACCGTGACGGTCAACAGCGTCCACGAGGCTTGGAAATCACCGCTCACATCCCGCAGCCAACCGGTGATGTACGGCACGATACCGGTGATGATGAAACCTACCCCCTGCACGAACGCCGCAAGGCTTCCCGCCTCTGCTGGCGTCTTCAGATGCTCCAGGGTCAAGGTCAGGCTCAGGCTGAAGCAGGCACCCAGGCCAAAGCCGATCATCGCCACCCACACGCCCATGGCCCAACCCGGCGCGAGCAGCAAGCCAAGAAAGCCCGCCAACTGGATCGACAGCGCCAGCCACAGCCCTGGCCGGCGATCCACCCAACCGCGCAACAACAACGGCAGGCCCAAGGCACCGGCCACCTGGAAAATGGTCATCAGGCCAACCAGGTCACCCCCGCCCTGGGCGGTGCCGCCGTGCTCCAGGTGATAGGCCGGCAACCAGGCGACCATGCTGGTGTAGCCACCGTTGATCAAGCCGAAGTACAACGCCAGCAGCCACGCCCTGCGCGTGCCGAACCAGTGCCCACCGCCAGCGCCCGCCAGCTTCGGCGCAGCGTGACGCGGGCGCAGCACGGCCCAGGCCAGTATCGCCAGCAGCGCCGGAATCGCCCACAGACCAAGGCCTGCCTGCCAATGTCCGAAATGGCCGCTGATATGCGGCCCCAGTACGGCCGCCATCCCGCCACCACTCATCAGCGCCGCCGAATACAGGCCCATGGCGGCGGCCAGGCGGTTGGGGAACCAGCGATTGACCAACCCCGGCATCATGCCCTGCACCACCGCTACACCCAGGCCGGCCAGTACCGCGCTGGCCAGAAGCGCCCAGGCGCTGTCCAGTTGCAAGCGCCACAGGCAAGCCAGGGCAATGGCGCCAAGCCCGCCGAGCATGCCGCCGTGTTCGCTGATCCAGCGCCGCAACCAGGGTTGCAGCAACGGCACCAGGCCCATGCACAGCACCGGTAGTGCGGTCAGCAATGCGGCTTGTTGATAACCGAGGCCGGTGCTCACGCGCATCGGCTCGAGCAGCGGGCCGATGCTGGTCAGGATCGGCCGCAGGTTCAGTGCCAGCAGTACCACCAGCAGCAGGTTCAATCCCCCCCTCATTGTGCGTTCGCCTTGATCTCGTTGAGAGCGAGGGCCAGTTCGGCGGCTTCGCCCATGTAGCGTTCTGCAGACATAAATCGGTGCTCCTGAAGCAAGAGCCGGTCATTATCCTGCCTCTCCGGTCAAGGCTGAAATGAAGAGATTGGATGCCTGTCAGTGGCCACCTTAATGGGCCCAATTGGCCTCCTGGCAAAGGGCACGATTGGCTATCGGGCGGGCGGCCAGGCGGCGGTAAGGTAGCGCCATGTCCACCCCGAATCCCTTGGAGATCACCATGCACAACCGTATCGAATGGCCCAAACACTCGCCGGAAGCGTACAAGGCCATGGTCGGCCTGGAGCAGGCACTGGCCAAGAGTGGCCTGGAAAACTCGCTGTTGGAACTGGTGCGTCTGCGCGCTTCGCAGATCAACGGCTGCGCCTACTGCGTGAACATGCACGCCAATGACGCGCGCAAGGCCGGTGAAACCGAAGCGCGCCTGCAGACGCTGACCGTGTGGCAGGAAACCAACTACTTCACTCCTCGTGAGCGTGCGGCGCTGGCTTGGGTCGAGTGCCTTACCCGCCTGCCCGAGCGCGGTGCGCCGCAGCCGGAGTATGAAGCGCTGCAGGCGCATTTCGAGCCGGCCGAGGTGGTCAACCTGACCTTGGCCATTGCCACCATCAATGCCTGGAACCGCTTTGGTGTGGGCTTTGCGATGGTGCCGGCCTGATAGGTTGCATCGGCCCTGATCGCCGGCCAACCGGCGCCCACAAGTACGCCACTGTACTCAGGCCCAGCGCGGTACCTGTGGGAGCCGGCTGGCCGGCGATAGGGCCACTGCAGGCACCACACTACCGAGCCGTCAACCTGGCCCGATAACTCCCCGGGCTCTGCCCCGTCCACTTCTTGAACGCCCGGTGAAACGCGCTGGGCTCCTGGAACCCGGTCTGCTCAGCGATCTCGGCAATGCTCAGCACCCCTTCACGCAGGCGCTCGAAGGCCATGGCACGACGCACTTCGTCCTTGATCTGCTGATACGACCGCCCTTCACGCTCCAACTGCCGCCGAAACGTACTCGGGCTGATGCCCTGCACCCTGGCCAAGGCCTCCAGCGTCGGCCACTGGCCATAACGCCGGGCCCGCAAATGCCGGTACACCTCGGCCACCACGCCATTCTGGTTGCGAAAACGGATCACCAGCCCCTGCGGCGCGCTGCGCAAGAAGCTCTTCAGCCCCGCCAGGTCTTGCACCACCGGCAGCCGCAGGTAGGCACTGTCGAACTCCACTTCGGTGCGCCCGCTGCCCAGGCGCAGGTCCGGCCCCCACAGCAGCAGGTCGTCATCCTGGGCCGGGCGCGCCACCGCAAGCTCCGTACGGTCGATGGCGATGCGCCGCCCGGCGAGCCAGCACAGCAGCCCCATCATCAGCACCAGGTAGGTCTCTTCGGCGTAGACTCGGGTCAAGGGGTCGGCGATCTGCGATTGCACGCTGATCACCGCGCGCCCGCCACGCACCGTCAAGTTGCCACGCAGGTCACGCAGGAACAGGCCGAAATTGCCCATGCACTGGCGCAGGGCCTTTTCCAGGTTCGGCTCCTGGATAAGCCCGCGGCAGATCAGGGCAAAGCTGCCCAACGGCATGCCATGGCTGTCGAGGCGGAAGAACTCATCGCCAAACTGGTGAATCAGCGCCAGCCACAACTGGGCGAATGCCTTGGCTGGCACCCGAGCCTGCGGCTGGTCGAGCAGGCTCGGCGCGATACCCACCGCGTGCAGGTGGGCATCACGCGCCTCGGGCTGCTCGCGCAAGCCGTGCAGCATGGCATTGAGAAAATACACGGCGACCGTATCGCTATCGCGCA
The Pseudomonas sp. KU43P genome window above contains:
- a CDS encoding PLP-dependent aminotransferase family protein, coding for MELHIRLEGRKGLADQLYQQLRAGIDSGHLAAGTQLPPTRLLAEQLGVSRKTVAEAYSRLTYDNLLSGVVGRGTFITPRQSTRTSDAQTVPLAAAASLDRWQQRATVLARRTHEAPSRYDFVGGASIKSQFPFDHWRSCLNYALRRSQRHPERQFTAQGLPELREAIAHHVAYTRGVHCSATDILVCNGAQQALDLIARVLIEPGCKVAMEDPGYPPARQLFLALGANLQSVPVDDQGLCVEQIADGTQLIYVTPSHQFPLGMPMPLQRRQALLARAAELGALIIEDDYDCEFRYQGPAADALQRLDSQGLVAYVGTFSKTLLAELRLGYAVLPAQVLEAACVAKHLSDWHSPTLLQWALARFIGEGHLNKHIRRCHDIYSARRERILSRLEGDLAPWLTAIPASAGFHLSALAQPGVDVELLANLARKVEVGLYSLAPFFDEAPVRPGLLMGFGAIELLDIDPALDRVRDTLQRLS
- a CDS encoding DNA polymerase II, with protein sequence MELQQGFVLTRHWHDTPEGTRVEFWLATDHGPQRIRLAPQESVAFLPQAQADHARLLLASEPGTQLKPLRLRDFEQRPMLGLYTRQHRQLMQLEQRLRNAGIDVFEADIRPPERYLMERFITAGVQFTGKPDAHGVLCDAQLKPANDYRPPLRLVSLDIETSERGELYSIALEGCGQRQVYMLGPANGTADDLDFDLHYCDDRAALLTCLNQWLAQHDPDAIIGWNLVQFDLRLLHEHARQLQVPLALGRAGEAMTLRTHANGGHVFADAPGRLLIDGIEALRSATWSFPSFSLESVAQTLLGEGKAIDTPYQRMDEINRLFAEDKPALARYNLKDCELVTRIFAHTRLLEFLLERAAVTGLAVDRSGGSVAAFCHLYIPHMHRMGFVAPNLGSRPDEASPGGFVMDSRPGLYDSVLVLDYKSLYPSIIRTFLIDPVGLVEGLRQPDDEHSVDGFRGGRFSRSQHCLPAIVERVWQGREAAKRDGNAALSQALKIIMNAFYGVLGSSGCRFFDPRLASSITMRGHQIMRQTRALIEARGFDVIYGDTDSTFVWLKGAHDEKAAAVIGRSLVAEVNQWWRQHLRDSMGLDSALELQYEVHYRRFLMPTIRGTEEGSKKRYAGLVQRADGTEEMVYKGLESVRTDWSPLARQFQQELYGRVFRGEPYRDYVREYVRRTLAGEQDELMVYRKRLRRPLADYQRNVPPHVRAARLADEFNRRLGRPLQYQRGGWISYLITTAGPQPLENLQAQIDYQHYLSRQLQPVADAILPFVNDDFGRLIDRQLLLF
- a CDS encoding carboxymuconolactone decarboxylase family protein, which translates into the protein MHNRIEWPKHSPEAYKAMVGLEQALAKSGLENSLLELVRLRASQINGCAYCVNMHANDARKAGETEARLQTLTVWQETNYFTPRERAALAWVECLTRLPERGAPQPEYEALQAHFEPAEVVNLTLAIATINAWNRFGVGFAMVPA
- a CDS encoding AraC family transcriptional regulator; this encodes MRDSDTVAVYFLNAMLHGLREQPEARDAHLHAVGIAPSLLDQPQARVPAKAFAQLWLALIHQFGDEFFRLDSHGMPLGSFALICRGLIQEPNLEKALRQCMGNFGLFLRDLRGNLTVRGGRAVISVQSQIADPLTRVYAEETYLVLMMGLLCWLAGRRIAIDRTELAVARPAQDDDLLLWGPDLRLGSGRTEVEFDSAYLRLPVVQDLAGLKSFLRSAPQGLVIRFRNQNGVVAEVYRHLRARRYGQWPTLEALARVQGISPSTFRRQLEREGRSYQQIKDEVRRAMAFERLREGVLSIAEIAEQTGFQEPSAFHRAFKKWTGQSPGSYRARLTAR
- a CDS encoding CynX/NimT family MFS transporter — encoded protein: MRGGLNLLLVVLLALNLRPILTSIGPLLEPMRVSTGLGYQQAALLTALPVLCMGLVPLLQPWLRRWISEHGGMLGGLGAIALACLWRLQLDSAWALLASAVLAGLGVAVVQGMMPGLVNRWFPNRLAAAMGLYSAALMSGGGMAAVLGPHISGHFGHWQAGLGLWAIPALLAILAWAVLRPRHAAPKLAGAGGGHWFGTRRAWLLALYFGLINGGYTSMVAWLPAYHLEHGGTAQGGGDLVGLMTIFQVAGALGLPLLLRGWVDRRPGLWLALSIQLAGFLGLLLAPGWAMGVWVAMIGFGLGACFSLSLTLTLEHLKTPAEAGSLAAFVQGVGFIITGIVPYITGWLRDVSGDFQASWTLLTVTVLAMLLVTTCFAPRGYAAAIARRGHGGQVAAVS